The Micromonospora krabiensis genome window below encodes:
- a CDS encoding dihydrolipoyl dehydrogenase family protein: MAEPEQVDVVVVGLGVGGEEVAGRLAEAGLSVVGVERDLVGGECPYWGCIPSKMMIRAANALAEARRIDGLAGTAEVRPDWAPVARRIREEATDTWDDRVAVERFVGRGGRFVRGTGRLAGPGRVQVDDQVFQARYGVVLGTGTRPAVPPIEGLAGTPYWTNHQAIEVEELPESLLVLGGGAIGLELSQVFARFGVRVTVVEALDRVLAVEEPEASEVAVAALRADGVEIHTGVRAERVDHDGRRFTLRGSGGASFTAERLLVVTGRRAHLEELGLDTVGVETGHRFLPVDDRMRVTDDVWAVGDVTGEGAFTHIAMYQAAIVIADILDRARHSKAGADPSGTASVVGGAMGAASSLSTSGSSGSAGTVPRADYRALPRVTFTDPEVGAVGLTEEQARQRGINVQVGFTKLSSSARGWIHGVGDEGFIKLVADADQGVLIGATSVGPAGGEVLSGLVVAVHAAVPLSQLRHMIYAYPTFHRAIEDALRNLS, encoded by the coding sequence GTGGCGGAGCCGGAGCAGGTGGATGTGGTCGTGGTTGGGCTCGGCGTCGGCGGTGAGGAGGTCGCCGGGCGGCTCGCCGAGGCCGGTCTGAGCGTCGTCGGCGTCGAACGGGACCTGGTCGGCGGTGAGTGCCCGTACTGGGGGTGCATCCCGAGCAAGATGATGATCAGGGCGGCCAACGCGTTGGCCGAGGCGCGTCGGATCGACGGCCTCGCCGGCACGGCGGAGGTCCGGCCGGACTGGGCGCCGGTGGCCCGGCGCATCCGCGAGGAGGCGACCGACACCTGGGACGACCGGGTGGCGGTGGAACGCTTCGTCGGCCGGGGCGGCCGGTTTGTCCGGGGCACCGGCCGGCTGGCCGGGCCGGGCCGGGTCCAGGTCGACGATCAGGTGTTCCAGGCCCGCTACGGCGTGGTGCTGGGCACCGGTACGCGGCCGGCGGTGCCGCCGATCGAGGGGCTGGCCGGCACGCCGTACTGGACGAACCACCAGGCGATCGAGGTCGAGGAGCTGCCGGAGTCGCTGCTGGTGCTCGGCGGCGGGGCGATCGGGCTGGAGCTGTCGCAGGTCTTCGCGCGGTTCGGCGTCCGGGTCACCGTCGTGGAGGCGCTGGACCGGGTGCTCGCCGTGGAGGAGCCGGAGGCGTCCGAGGTGGCCGTCGCCGCGCTGCGCGCCGACGGCGTGGAGATCCACACCGGGGTACGCGCGGAGCGGGTCGACCACGACGGGCGGCGGTTCACGCTGCGCGGCTCGGGTGGCGCGTCGTTCACCGCGGAGCGGCTGCTGGTGGTCACCGGCCGCCGTGCGCACCTGGAGGAGCTGGGGCTGGACACCGTCGGGGTGGAGACCGGGCATCGCTTCCTGCCGGTCGACGACCGGATGCGGGTGACCGACGACGTCTGGGCGGTCGGTGACGTGACCGGCGAGGGCGCGTTCACCCACATCGCGATGTACCAGGCGGCGATCGTGATCGCCGACATCCTCGACCGGGCCCGCCACTCGAAGGCCGGTGCCGATCCGAGCGGCACCGCCAGCGTGGTCGGCGGCGCCATGGGCGCGGCGAGCAGCCTCAGCACCAGCGGGTCGAGCGGTTCGGCCGGCACGGTCCCGCGCGCCGACTACCGGGCCCTGCCCCGGGTCACGTTCACCGATCCGGAGGTGGGCGCGGTCGGCCTGACCGAGGAGCAGGCCCGGCAGCGCGGCATCAACGTCCAGGTGGGCTTCACCAAGCTGTCCAGCTCGGCGCGGGGCTGGATCCACGGGGTGGGCGACGAGGGTTTCATCAAGCTGGTGGCGGACGCCGACCAGGGCGTGCTCATCGGGGCGACCTCGGTCGGGCCGGCCGGGGGCGAGGTGCTGTCCGGGCTGGTCGTCGCGGTGCACGCGGCGGTGCCGCTCAGCCAGCTCCGGCACATGATCTACGCGTACCCGACGTTCCATCGGGCCATCGAGGACGCGCTGCGCAATCTCTCCTGA
- a CDS encoding serine hydrolase domain-containing protein, producing the protein MHDSRFAAVHDCFRGLLADGRETGAALTIRYDGVPVVDLVGGERSPGRPWRAETLVAVYSTGKPVAALCLLLLVDRGRVGLDDPVAAHWPGFRAPATVRQVLAHTAGLPAFPVPRPAAAIADWDLLAGDLAAAEPEWEPGTAAGEHAWTYGHLVGELVRRVDGRSVGRFLADEIAGPWRLDLGFGLSAVDQRRCADLSYGDPDWPARMTGEPGSLRARAVGNPAGGLDLAVLNGPLWRGCEVPAVNLHATATGLARLYDGLLAGGTLDGVRLFSPELVAEATRVQYDGHDRLLDRRVRWTLGMQREEDGSWGMGGLGGSCAWADPVRGYSFAYATGRLADFDRVEELVDALHGCL; encoded by the coding sequence ATGCACGACAGCCGCTTCGCCGCCGTCCACGACTGCTTCCGGGGCCTGCTCGCCGATGGGCGGGAGACCGGAGCCGCCCTGACGATCCGCTACGACGGCGTACCCGTGGTGGACCTCGTGGGCGGTGAGCGGTCGCCGGGCCGGCCCTGGCGGGCCGAGACGCTGGTCGCCGTCTACTCGACCGGCAAGCCGGTGGCCGCGCTCTGCCTGCTGCTGCTCGTCGACCGGGGTCGGGTCGGACTGGACGATCCGGTGGCCGCGCACTGGCCCGGCTTCCGCGCGCCGGCCACCGTCCGGCAGGTGCTCGCGCACACCGCCGGGCTGCCGGCGTTCCCGGTGCCCCGGCCGGCCGCCGCGATCGCCGACTGGGACCTGCTCGCCGGTGACCTGGCCGCCGCCGAACCGGAGTGGGAGCCGGGGACCGCCGCGGGCGAGCACGCCTGGACGTACGGGCACCTGGTGGGCGAGCTGGTCCGGCGGGTGGACGGCCGGTCGGTCGGCCGGTTCCTCGCCGACGAGATCGCCGGTCCGTGGCGGCTGGACCTGGGCTTCGGGCTGAGCGCCGTCGACCAGCGTCGCTGCGCCGACCTGTCGTACGGCGACCCGGACTGGCCGGCGCGCATGACCGGCGAACCGGGGTCGCTGCGGGCGCGGGCGGTGGGCAACCCGGCCGGCGGGCTGGACCTCGCGGTGCTCAACGGTCCGCTCTGGCGCGGCTGCGAGGTGCCGGCGGTCAACCTGCACGCCACCGCGACCGGCCTGGCCCGGCTCTACGACGGCCTGCTCGCCGGCGGCACGCTCGACGGCGTACGCCTGTTCAGCCCGGAGCTGGTCGCCGAGGCGACCCGGGTCCAGTACGACGGCCACGACCGGCTGCTCGACCGGCGGGTCCGCTGGACGTTGGGTATGCAGCGGGAGGAGGACGGCAGCTGGGGCATGGGCGGGCTCGGCGGCAGCTGTGCCTGGGCCGACCCGGTGCGCGGCTACAGCTTCGCGTACGCGACCGGGCGGCTGGCCGACTTCGACCGGGTGGAGGAGCTGGTCGACGCCCTGCACGGCTGCCTCTGA
- a CDS encoding phytoene/squalene synthase family protein, translating to MDTDLTAAYTQCRELHRRHGRTYYLATRLLPAWKRRHVHALYGFTRYADEIVDRTDDLPPAERAARLDDWAGRFMAGLHGQPTDDPLLPAVLHTIAVFDLDRNDFAAFLKSMAMDLTVDSYRTYAHLLDYMEGSAAVIGTMMLPILGSSAPEAAREPARQLGFAFQLTNFIRDVDEDLDRGRVYLPQEDLARFGVTTEDLIEARARGRATRPVRELIAYEVGRAQAHYAAAAPGITLLAPASQACMRTAYALYGGILDEVAAQDYDVFARRAVVPQRRRLAVAARALATATGTPVTAVPGPPVPRPTAP from the coding sequence GTGGACACGGACCTCACCGCTGCGTACACCCAGTGCCGTGAGCTGCACCGACGTCACGGCCGCACCTACTATCTCGCCACCCGGCTGCTCCCCGCGTGGAAACGGCGACATGTGCACGCCCTCTACGGCTTCACCCGCTACGCCGACGAGATCGTCGACCGCACCGACGACCTGCCGCCGGCCGAGCGAGCCGCCCGGCTCGACGACTGGGCGGGCCGGTTCATGGCGGGCCTGCACGGCCAACCGACCGACGACCCTCTGCTGCCCGCCGTGCTGCACACCATCGCCGTCTTCGACCTCGACCGGAACGACTTCGCCGCGTTCCTCAAGAGCATGGCGATGGACCTGACCGTCGACTCGTACCGGACCTACGCGCATCTGCTCGACTACATGGAGGGTTCGGCCGCGGTCATCGGCACGATGATGCTGCCGATCCTGGGCAGCAGCGCACCGGAGGCGGCGCGGGAGCCGGCCCGGCAGCTCGGCTTCGCCTTCCAACTCACCAACTTCATCCGGGACGTGGACGAGGACCTGGACCGCGGGCGCGTCTACCTCCCGCAGGAGGACCTGGCGCGGTTCGGCGTCACCACGGAGGACCTGATCGAGGCCCGCGCCCGGGGTCGCGCGACGCGGCCCGTCCGCGAGCTGATCGCGTACGAGGTGGGTCGGGCCCAGGCGCACTACGCCGCCGCGGCGCCCGGCATCACCCTGCTCGCACCGGCCTCGCAGGCGTGCATGCGGACCGCGTACGCGCTCTACGGCGGGATCCTCGACGAGGTGGCCGCCCAGGACTACGACGTCTTCGCCCGCCGGGCGGTGGTCCCGCAGCGACGCCGGCTCGCCGTGGCGGCTCGTGCCCTGGCCACCGCGACCGGTACGCCGGTGACCGCCGTGCCCGGCCCGCCGGTGCCCCGCCCGACGGCACCCTGA
- a CDS encoding polyprenyl synthetase family protein, with amino-acid sequence MANDAVAGSALRVVPAQPAHGGDPVRTASAIRATAELVRAVDHTLAAFLAPEVDALDEIDPAVGDFATTARDAVLAAGKRIRPTFAYWGWRGLVGDAEPVAPVLPALAALELLHTFALVQDDVMDASATRRGRPTAHMALAAQHTAAGRRGDPDRFGEAAAVLVGDLCLVWADRLLAHTAVPAHRLLDVRRCYDQMRVETVAGQYLDVLGESESATWSVDRALRVARYKTASYTVQRPLLFGAALAGVTGDAPQIAAYTRFGLAVGEAFQLCDDLLGVYGDPATTGKPAGDDLRTGKPTVLLLLARQLATPAQRRALDRAGRGGGRREVAALADLVELTGAVDEIRRMIDERVGEALAAIDGAVIDPAAVRALTALATTATDRRA; translated from the coding sequence ATGGCCAACGACGCGGTTGCGGGCAGCGCCCTCCGGGTGGTTCCGGCGCAGCCGGCCCACGGCGGCGATCCCGTCCGCACCGCATCCGCCATCCGCGCCACCGCCGAGCTCGTCCGCGCGGTCGACCACACGCTCGCCGCCTTCCTGGCGCCCGAGGTGGACGCCCTCGACGAGATCGATCCGGCGGTGGGCGACTTCGCGACCACCGCCCGCGACGCGGTCCTCGCCGCCGGCAAACGCATCCGCCCCACGTTCGCCTACTGGGGCTGGCGTGGCCTGGTCGGCGACGCCGAGCCGGTGGCGCCGGTGCTGCCGGCCCTCGCCGCGCTGGAGCTGCTGCACACGTTCGCGCTGGTCCAAGACGACGTGATGGACGCCTCGGCCACCCGCCGCGGCCGGCCGACCGCCCACATGGCGCTCGCGGCGCAGCACACCGCCGCCGGGCGTCGGGGCGACCCCGACCGGTTCGGTGAGGCGGCGGCCGTGCTCGTGGGCGACCTCTGCCTGGTCTGGGCCGACCGGCTGCTGGCGCACACCGCCGTGCCAGCGCACCGACTCCTCGACGTGCGCCGCTGCTACGACCAGATGCGCGTCGAGACGGTCGCCGGGCAATATCTGGACGTGTTGGGTGAGAGCGAGTCGGCCACCTGGTCGGTCGACCGGGCACTGCGGGTGGCGCGCTACAAGACGGCCAGCTACACGGTGCAACGCCCGCTGCTCTTCGGCGCCGCCCTGGCCGGGGTCACCGGCGACGCGCCGCAGATCGCCGCCTACACCCGCTTCGGCCTGGCCGTCGGCGAGGCGTTCCAGCTCTGCGACGACCTGCTCGGCGTCTACGGCGACCCGGCCACCACCGGCAAGCCGGCCGGCGACGACCTGCGCACCGGCAAGCCCACCGTGCTGCTCCTGCTCGCCCGGCAGCTCGCCACCCCGGCGCAGCGTCGCGCGCTGGACCGGGCCGGGCGGGGCGGTGGCCGGCGCGAGGTCGCCGCGCTGGCCGACCTGGTCGAGCTCACCGGTGCGGTCGACGAGATCCGGCGGATGATCGACGAACGGGTCGGCGAGGCTCTGGCGGCGATCGACGGCGCGGTCATCGACCCGGCCGCCGTCCGCGCGCTCACGGCACTGGCCACGACGGCGACCGACCGGCGGGCATGA
- the crtI gene encoding phytoene desaturase family protein encodes MGGFYRGGGQVRTVDGRTDRVVIVGAGLGGLACALHLAGSGRQVTVLEREAVPGGRAGRLSVDGYEFDTGPTVLTMPELIAEALAAVGEELDDWLDLTPLEPAYRAYYPDGSTLDVITDTTRMAAEIARVCGPREADGYLRFVEYARRLWQLERADFIERNLDSPADLLTGNLLRLLAGGAFRRMHTKIGQFFRDPRTQRIFSFQAMYAGLAPHDALAIYTVIAYLDSVAGVSFPRGGVHAVSRAMAGAAEKHGVQIRYDTTVSEVRTANGRATGVLTADGELVPADVVVLNPDLPIAYRDLLPPGRRRRLTYSPSCVVLHVGSRQAYARIAHHNIHFGRSWKGTFDEVIRRGELMSDPSLLVTNPSRTDPSVAPAGRQTYYVLAPVPNLERAPFVWPGDLADRYADRLIGTLEERGYVGFGAGVEVLRTVTPADWAAQGMAAGTPFAAAHSFLQTGPFRPSNLHRTLPNVVFVGSGTQPGVGVPMVLISGKLAAGRVTGGNR; translated from the coding sequence ATGGGCGGCTTCTACCGAGGAGGTGGTCAGGTGCGGACGGTCGACGGACGGACGGACCGGGTGGTGATCGTCGGCGCCGGGCTCGGTGGGCTGGCCTGCGCGCTGCACCTGGCCGGCAGCGGCCGGCAGGTCACCGTCCTGGAACGGGAGGCGGTGCCGGGCGGACGCGCCGGCCGGCTGAGTGTCGACGGCTACGAGTTCGACACCGGGCCGACGGTGCTCACCATGCCGGAGCTGATCGCCGAGGCCCTCGCCGCGGTCGGCGAGGAGCTGGACGACTGGTTGGACCTGACCCCGCTCGAACCGGCCTACCGGGCCTACTACCCGGACGGCTCCACCCTCGACGTCATCACCGACACCACCCGGATGGCCGCCGAGATCGCCCGGGTGTGCGGCCCCCGGGAGGCCGACGGCTACCTGCGCTTCGTCGAGTACGCGCGGCGGCTGTGGCAGCTCGAACGCGCCGACTTCATCGAGCGCAACCTCGACTCGCCGGCCGACCTGCTCACCGGAAACCTGCTGCGGCTGCTGGCCGGTGGCGCCTTCCGCCGCATGCACACCAAGATCGGGCAGTTCTTCCGCGATCCGCGGACCCAACGGATCTTCTCGTTCCAGGCCATGTACGCCGGCCTCGCCCCGCACGACGCGCTCGCCATCTACACCGTCATCGCGTACCTCGACTCGGTGGCCGGGGTGTCGTTCCCCCGCGGCGGCGTCCACGCGGTCTCCCGCGCGATGGCCGGCGCCGCCGAGAAGCACGGCGTGCAGATCCGCTACGACACGACGGTCAGCGAGGTCCGCACCGCCAACGGCCGGGCGACCGGCGTACTGACGGCCGACGGGGAGCTGGTCCCGGCCGACGTGGTGGTGCTCAACCCGGACCTGCCGATCGCCTACCGCGACCTGTTGCCGCCCGGCCGTAGGCGTCGGCTCACCTACTCGCCGTCCTGCGTCGTGCTGCACGTCGGCTCCCGGCAGGCGTATGCGAGGATCGCCCACCACAACATCCATTTCGGACGGTCATGGAAGGGCACCTTCGATGAGGTCATCCGGCGGGGTGAGCTGATGTCCGACCCGTCCCTGCTGGTCACCAACCCGAGTCGGACGGACCCGTCGGTGGCTCCCGCCGGCCGGCAGACCTACTACGTGCTCGCCCCGGTGCCCAACCTCGAACGGGCACCGTTCGTCTGGCCCGGTGACCTGGCCGACCGCTACGCGGACCGGCTCATCGGCACCCTGGAGGAGCGCGGCTACGTCGGCTTCGGTGCCGGCGTGGAGGTGCTGCGTACCGTCACACCGGCGGACTGGGCCGCGCAGGGCATGGCCGCCGGGACTCCGTTCGCGGCGGCGCACAGCTTCCTCCAGACCGGGCCGTTCCGCCCGAGCAACCTGCACCGGACGCTGCCCAACGTGGTCTTCGTGGGCTCGGGCACCCAGCCCGGCGTGGGCGTGCCGATGGTCCTCATCTCCGGCAAGCTGGCCGCCGGCCGCGTCACAGGAGGCAACCGATGA
- the idi gene encoding isopentenyl-diphosphate Delta-isomerase encodes MSEREAHLVELVDEHGRAQGETSVAAAHQPPGRLHRAFSVVLVDPDGLVLLQRRAAVKTRFPLRWANSCCGHPGPGESLSEAANRRLREELGVGPVELTEVGVYVYYAEDAATGRVEFEYDHVLRGEFRPGAPLRPDSAEVAELRWAEPTALEADLRADPQTYAPWLGGVVDRLLHPAEPAAPTTVATVAPVDDAPERSGGR; translated from the coding sequence ATGAGCGAACGCGAGGCCCACCTGGTCGAGTTGGTCGACGAGCACGGCCGGGCGCAGGGCGAGACGTCGGTCGCCGCCGCCCACCAGCCGCCGGGCCGGCTGCACCGGGCGTTCTCGGTCGTGCTGGTGGACCCGGACGGCCTGGTGCTGCTCCAGCGCCGGGCCGCCGTCAAGACCCGCTTCCCGCTGCGCTGGGCCAACTCCTGCTGCGGCCACCCCGGGCCCGGCGAGTCACTCAGCGAGGCCGCCAACCGACGGCTGCGCGAGGAGCTGGGCGTCGGCCCGGTGGAGCTGACCGAGGTCGGCGTGTACGTCTACTACGCCGAGGACGCGGCCACCGGTCGGGTCGAGTTCGAGTACGACCACGTCCTGCGGGGCGAGTTCCGCCCGGGCGCGCCGCTGCGACCCGACTCGGCCGAGGTCGCCGAGCTGCGCTGGGCGGAGCCGACCGCGCTGGAGGCCGACCTGCGAGCAGACCCCCAGACGTACGCACCCTGGCTGGGCGGGGTGGTCGACCGGCTGCTGCACCCCGCCGAGCCGGCCGCGCCCACCACGGTCGCGACGGTCGCACCGGTGGACGACGCGCCGGAGCGGTCGGGTGGCCGATGA
- a CDS encoding MerR family transcriptional regulator produces MADEPLSAGAVARRLGVAVTTLRTWHQRYGLGPSEHTPGQHRRYTSADLARLEIMRRLTADGVSPAEAARWARQAPDRARAEDFAPLRRPGIRDGGGPTIPVGRAGPAARGLARAAMRLDSPEINRTITRALATDGVVATWDGLLRPVLAGIGERHAATAGLIEVEHLVSRCVSEALATVSRAAAPGAPPRVLLACADEEQHSLPMEALAAALAEAGVGYRMLGARVPVPALLEAVSRTGPAVVVLWSHTRATADPAQLGALLAAPRRPLLVLAAGPGWSADTLPAGVVRPTQLGEAVDLIVTLRDSLAR; encoded by the coding sequence GTGGCCGATGAGCCGCTGAGCGCGGGCGCGGTGGCGCGCCGGCTCGGGGTCGCGGTGACCACCCTGCGCACCTGGCACCAGCGCTACGGGCTCGGGCCGAGTGAGCACACACCCGGTCAGCACCGCCGCTACACCTCCGCCGACCTGGCCCGACTGGAGATCATGCGCCGGCTCACCGCCGACGGGGTCAGCCCGGCAGAGGCCGCCCGCTGGGCCCGGCAGGCACCGGACCGGGCCCGCGCCGAGGACTTCGCCCCGCTCCGGAGGCCCGGTATCCGCGACGGCGGCGGCCCGACCATCCCCGTCGGCCGGGCCGGACCGGCCGCGCGCGGGCTGGCCCGGGCGGCGATGCGGCTGGACTCCCCGGAGATCAACCGTACGATCACGCGCGCGCTGGCCACCGACGGCGTCGTCGCCACCTGGGACGGGCTGCTCCGGCCGGTGCTCGCCGGCATCGGTGAGCGACACGCCGCGACCGCCGGTCTCATCGAGGTCGAGCACCTGGTGTCCCGCTGCGTCTCCGAGGCGTTGGCCACGGTCAGCCGGGCCGCCGCGCCGGGCGCGCCGCCGCGGGTCCTGCTCGCCTGCGCCGACGAGGAGCAGCACAGCCTGCCGATGGAGGCGCTCGCCGCGGCCCTCGCCGAGGCCGGCGTCGGCTACCGGATGCTCGGCGCCCGGGTGCCCGTCCCGGCCCTGCTGGAGGCGGTCAGCCGGACCGGCCCGGCGGTCGTCGTGCTCTGGTCGCACACCCGGGCCACGGCCGACCCCGCCCAGCTCGGCGCCCTGCTCGCCGCGCCCCGGCGACCGCTGCTGGTGCTCGCCGCCGGGCCCGGCTGGTCGGCCGACACGCTGCCCGCCGGAGTGGTCCGGCCCACGCAGCTCGGCGAGGCCGTCGACCTGATCGTGACGCTCCGCGACTCCCTCGCGCGCTGA
- a CDS encoding polysaccharide deacetylase family protein, whose amino-acid sequence MKARTALAYALGLLLVLGGCAQPGHTVVAADGSVSASPTPPPSPTAKPTPRTQPPPTGRPVRPKPTKLPPGLRRTTGVRPVALTFDDGPSPAWTPKVLDQLRTARVKATFCLVGREAQRHPELVRRIVREGHQLCNHSWRHNLDLGRLPVAEIRADLVRTNKAIRAAVPGAPITFYRQPGGQWTPEVVAVAKELGMHALHWSVDPQDWEKPPAKTISKRVVAAVRPGSIVLLHDGGGDRAATLAACPGVIADLKRRFGVALLR is encoded by the coding sequence ATGAAAGCCCGCACCGCGCTGGCGTACGCCCTGGGCCTGCTCCTGGTCCTCGGCGGTTGCGCCCAGCCGGGGCACACCGTCGTCGCCGCCGACGGTTCCGTCTCGGCCAGCCCGACCCCACCGCCCAGCCCCACGGCGAAGCCCACACCGCGCACGCAACCCCCGCCGACCGGTCGACCGGTCCGCCCCAAGCCCACCAAGCTGCCGCCCGGGCTGCGCCGCACCACCGGGGTCCGCCCGGTGGCTCTCACCTTCGACGACGGCCCCAGCCCGGCCTGGACGCCGAAGGTGCTCGACCAGCTGCGGACGGCCCGGGTGAAGGCGACCTTCTGCCTGGTCGGACGGGAGGCCCAGCGCCACCCCGAGCTGGTCCGCCGGATCGTCCGCGAGGGGCACCAGCTCTGCAACCACAGCTGGCGGCACAACCTCGACCTCGGCCGGCTGCCCGTGGCGGAGATCCGCGCCGACCTGGTCCGCACCAACAAGGCGATCCGGGCCGCCGTGCCGGGCGCCCCGATCACCTTCTACCGGCAGCCCGGCGGCCAGTGGACACCCGAGGTGGTGGCCGTCGCCAAGGAGCTCGGCATGCACGCCCTGCACTGGAGCGTCGACCCGCAGGACTGGGAGAAGCCGCCGGCCAAGACGATCAGCAAGCGGGTGGTGGCCGCGGTACGCCCCGGATCCATCGTGCTGCTGCACGACGGGGGCGGTGACCGGGCGGCCACGCTCGCCGCCTGCCCCGGGGTGATCGCCGACCTGAAGCGGCGCTTCGGTGTCGCCCTGCTCCGCTGA
- a CDS encoding response regulator transcription factor, protein MIRLLLAEDQGMMRGALALLLNLEPDIEVVAEAATAAEAVAAALRVRPDVALLDIEMPDGNGLDTAATLRERLPQCRVLILTTFGRPGYLRRAMEAGAAGFLVKDGPVEDLAVAVRRVLAGERVIDPALAAAALSAGPNPLTDRERHVLAAAADGATVADIASRLHLSESTVRNYLSAAIGKTGTRNRIEAARNARANGWL, encoded by the coding sequence ATGATCCGGCTGTTGCTCGCCGAGGACCAGGGCATGATGCGCGGGGCGCTGGCCCTGCTGCTGAACCTCGAACCCGACATCGAGGTGGTGGCCGAGGCCGCGACGGCCGCCGAGGCGGTGGCGGCGGCGCTGCGCGTACGGCCGGACGTGGCGCTGCTGGACATCGAGATGCCGGACGGCAACGGCCTGGACACCGCCGCGACCCTGCGGGAGCGGCTCCCCCAGTGCCGGGTGCTGATCCTCACCACGTTCGGGCGACCCGGCTACCTTCGGCGGGCGATGGAGGCCGGCGCGGCCGGGTTCCTCGTCAAGGACGGGCCCGTCGAGGACCTCGCGGTCGCGGTCCGGCGGGTGCTGGCCGGTGAGCGGGTCATCGACCCGGCCCTCGCGGCGGCGGCCCTGTCCGCCGGACCGAACCCGCTCACCGACCGGGAGCGGCACGTCCTGGCCGCCGCGGCGGACGGTGCCACGGTCGCCGACATCGCCTCCCGCCTGCACCTGTCCGAGAGCACCGTCCGCAACTACCTGTCGGCCGCCATCGGCAAGACCGGCACCCGCAACCGGATCGAGGCGGCCCGCAACGCCCGGGCCAACGGCTGGCTCTGA
- a CDS encoding sensor histidine kinase, with the protein MPGAAPAAGPAARSRRRRGLLLVAAHSLWLWLLLPPAAAITRGQIDHAPTAAVGLAVFALLYLALVAVPVAELPVRPALHHAGLVLLALLGVGLGLAYAGESNGWLTLQMYVCSAGAVGLLRVGWGFGWVGGSVAAVLVVGAVRRVPADDIAQVALITLLAGAMTLAFARVARLLDELRRTQRELARTVVERERLRFAKDLHDLLGHTLSLVVVKAEVVRRLAPTDPDRAAAEAADIERIGRTALTEVREAVTGYREHGFGRELDNARSALADVGITVTVRESGHPLDVEADDAFRWVLREGITNVLRHSGAARCDIEVSTDDGGSVLTVRDDGIGGRPEPGNGLRGLTERVEQAGGTLHVGPARGGGLLLTARVPTRPAERVDG; encoded by the coding sequence ATGCCGGGTGCCGCCCCTGCCGCCGGTCCCGCCGCCCGGAGCCGGCGACGTCGCGGGTTGCTGCTCGTGGCGGCCCACTCGCTGTGGTTGTGGCTGCTCCTGCCGCCGGCCGCCGCGATCACCCGGGGGCAGATCGACCACGCCCCGACGGCGGCGGTCGGGCTCGCCGTCTTCGCGCTGCTCTACCTCGCGCTGGTGGCCGTCCCGGTGGCGGAGCTGCCGGTCCGGCCGGCCCTGCACCACGCCGGGCTGGTGCTGCTCGCGCTGCTCGGGGTGGGGCTAGGGCTCGCGTACGCCGGTGAGTCGAACGGCTGGCTGACCCTCCAGATGTACGTGTGCTCCGCGGGCGCCGTGGGGTTGCTGCGGGTGGGCTGGGGATTCGGCTGGGTCGGCGGCAGCGTCGCCGCCGTGCTGGTGGTCGGGGCGGTGCGCCGGGTGCCGGCGGACGACATCGCCCAGGTCGCGCTGATCACGCTGCTCGCCGGTGCCATGACGCTGGCGTTCGCGCGGGTGGCGCGCCTGCTGGACGAGCTTCGCCGTACGCAGCGTGAGCTGGCCCGGACCGTGGTGGAGCGGGAACGGCTCCGCTTCGCCAAGGACCTGCACGACCTGCTCGGCCACACGCTGTCGCTGGTGGTGGTGAAGGCGGAGGTGGTGCGCCGACTCGCCCCGACGGACCCCGACCGGGCCGCCGCCGAGGCCGCCGACATCGAACGGATCGGACGCACCGCGCTCACCGAGGTCCGCGAGGCGGTCACCGGCTACCGGGAGCACGGCTTCGGCCGGGAGCTGGACAACGCCCGGAGCGCCCTGGCCGACGTGGGCATCACGGTCACCGTGCGGGAGAGCGGGCACCCGCTCGACGTGGAGGCCGACGACGCGTTCCGCTGGGTGCTCCGCGAGGGGATCACCAACGTGCTGCGACACAGCGGCGCCGCGCGGTGCGACATCGAGGTCAGCACCGACGACGGCGGGTCGGTGCTGACCGTACGCGACGACGGGATCGGCGGTCGGCCGGAACCGGGCAACGGGCTGCGCGGGCTGACCGAACGGGTCGAGCAGGCGGGCGGGACCCTCCACGTCGGCCCGGCGCGCGGTGGTGGTCTGCTGCTCACCGCCCGGGTCCCCACGCGCCCGGCCGAGAGGGTGGACGGATGA